The following coding sequences lie in one Fimbriiglobus ruber genomic window:
- a CDS encoding DUF4279 domain-containing protein has product MADMREAHCCSVTLIVVGDDLEPEDVTSALGWNPDHSWRRGEHKRFKRPDGTERVFDSIHDRGGWKLFTADDERERSLQYQVTAWLGRLHVKGPALLGLRGRGWDIGLNCFAATSECLDLPVTALGELVSMGVGLSLTFSADTDEIVTEPVAAPEPAK; this is encoded by the coding sequence ATGGCAGATATGCGTGAGGCGCACTGTTGCTCGGTCACCCTGATAGTGGTGGGAGACGACTTGGAACCCGAAGATGTGACGTCAGCGCTCGGTTGGAACCCCGACCACTCGTGGCGACGCGGTGAGCATAAACGATTCAAGCGACCCGACGGAACCGAACGGGTCTTCGACAGCATCCATGACCGTGGCGGGTGGAAGCTCTTCACAGCTGATGACGAGCGCGAGCGGTCGCTTCAATACCAAGTTACCGCCTGGCTGGGACGTCTCCACGTCAAGGGGCCAGCACTCTTAGGCCTGCGTGGCCGCGGATGGGATATCGGGTTGAACTGCTTCGCCGCAACAAGCGAATGCCTCGACCTGCCAGTCACTGCGTTGGGCGAGTTGGTCAGCATGGGTGTAGGGCTCTCGCTGACCTTCTCGGCAGATACCGACGAAATTGTCACCGAACCGGTCGCAGCACCAGAACCGGCCAAATAA
- the rpsU gene encoding 30S ribosomal protein S21 produces the protein MRVHDREPIGAALRRFKKLIERSGMKKEIRAHEYYEKPCEERSRKKSRKKSAIRKAASGKPAKPERSF, from the coding sequence ATGCGCGTTCACGACCGAGAACCGATCGGCGCGGCCCTCCGTCGATTCAAGAAACTGATCGAGCGAAGCGGCATGAAGAAAGAAATCCGAGCCCACGAGTACTACGAGAAGCCGTGCGAAGAGCGAAGCCGGAAGAAGTCCAGGAAGAAAAGCGCGATCCGGAAAGCCGCCTCGGGCAAGCCGGCGAAACCAGAACGGTCGTTCTGA